TTTCGTGATGTGATGTCATAATAGGGACTGCTTTGACCTCCGGATTATGACATCACACCATGTAAATATAATAGAATCTCTATGGTTGTGATGTCATAGCATTGTTGTGTCTGTGGCATACTATGCTGTCATAATATCAGAGATTAATCCTATGTGTTTGTTTCTGGTAGGAGTGGATGATGTCATAAATAATGGccctgtatatatgtgtgtatctTTGATAGGCTGTGATGATGTCGTGGGGCCAGAGGGAATGGAGAAGTTCTGTGAAGATATTGGAGTGGAACCAGAGAATGTAAGGATGGCTAGTCATGTCTATGTAGATGGGTGACATTTATAATCCATCCACATGTGCATGCACTTGGTTGTTATAGTTGGGTACAACTCCATTATTCAGAGATGGCACAAAGATGAAAATGACTAATTGAAAAGTAAACATCTCAAGCATTTCATGGTGTTATAGCATATGAGTGTATGCTGTTCTTTGTGAACAGGTGGTGATGCTGGTTTTGGCCTGGAAGCTAGATGCCCAGAGTATGGGCTACTTCACCCTACAGGAGTGGTTGAAAGGCATGGGCTCCCTGCAGTAAGTCTCTGCTCTCAGTTTGTGTGTTTTACTGTACGTGTGTTCTGTGTGTCTCCCTACTGTTTGTCCTTTTCTAGCTGTGCCATGTACAAAATGGTGCTGACCCCAGACTGGGTTTATAGTCTGCCTCCGTCTGTATAGTCTACTTTATAGTCAACAGTCTGTACTCTGTCAGCTGGGACTCTAGTCTGTCTCTAACTTGTCTCTCTGGCGTTGTCAGGTGTGACTCCACAGAGAGGCTGAGGAACTCCCTGGACTACTTGAGGTCTGTCCTAAACGACACCACCAACTTTAAGCTCATTTACAGATACGCCTTCGATTTTGCTCGGGTGAGTGAGGCAAAGCCGCATCTGCAGTATTCTCACTAGATTTCCTCTGACTGGGATATTTATTTTGACTGGTATATTTATTTGTTGATGTTTAGATTCAACACACGAAAGATGACAGACAAATGAAACTATTACCATTTGTAGAAATTAACACAAGGGATAAGTGACGTCAGGTAGGAAAGTAAGTCTGTGCTGTCAGCTTTCAGCTTAGTTTTGAGTGTCAAGATCATTTTCTTATTCGTCTTGCATGGCTGAAGCTCTCCTCGTGAGTACTGCTCCTTCTATTGAGTCAGTCATATTTAACCCCTGACTTCTGAGACATCTGTTAGGGCTTTATTCAATCTGTAAAGCTGAGGCGTTACAGACtccgcaaaatacatttaaaggtcatttccgTTTGAGCCGACATATACAGCGTTTACAGGGAAGGCAGTCTCCGCtaaagcgggaacattgcctttagaTTTCAGTCACGCTGTAAAGCTGAATTTCCGTGATACTGATTGAATAGAGACCTTCATTTCTGATTTTGTAGGAAAAGGACCAGAGGAGTTTAGACCTGAACACAGCCAAGTGCATGCTGGGGCTTCTCCTGGGGAAGACGTGGCCACTGTTTCCTGTGTTCAATCAATTTTTAGAGGTATGGTGTCTAACCTGTGTAACATTCAACTTGATATAGTACATACAACATTTGACACGGGTTTTGTCACTATGTATTGActgcctgtcctgtctgtctgtcattcagCAATCCAAGTATAAGGTTATCAACAAAGACCAGTGGTGCAACGTTCTAGAGTTCAGCAGGACAATCAACCTAGACCTCAGTAACTATGACGAGGATGGAGCCTgtaagtggacacacacacacactaatacacaatCACTCATTCCCTAAGTGGTACAGGGGATCAGTGCTCTAACGTTAtccttcttttctctcttcttttgTCAGGGCCCGTTTTGTTGGATGAGTTTGTGGAATGGTacaaagaaagagagatgtcATAGCATTAGGTACACTGCAACAAAAccacattataatacaatgaCGATGACAAACGGTTATGAGAAaactaaaaacaaacaatacaaaatggGAGAGGTGCTTGTCAGTGATGACAGGTGGTGCATCCAGGTAATGATAGCGAtatggtttggggggggggggggtttaggtgCAAGCCGCTCTGGCGAGATTAGGATGTAGGTCACCATGGAGACACAAACCCTCTCCAGGTAATGATCCCTACCCATGTTACATTGTGGGTAATCACACGGCGAGCCCCAGTGGCGTTGCGCCCCCTCACTGTGATGTCATATTGCTGCGTGTTAGGATATCGTGTTCTCATGAGTGGCTAAATGGTTTTGTGTGTGCGAGAGATCCACTCTTGAACCCTTTGCTCCCGTTCGGAGGAATTAAACCAACTAAATCCCTCCATTTTGAACGGTTGGTCTTAGTCTTAAAAACAAGGTCATTTTGACCCGGTCACATTTGAATATTGCATATCTGTGCTTTGAACTTGATCTGTGCTTGTCTCTTTATAACCTACAGAACCCATCATTTCTATCAGTTTTGTCCTGTTTGGGTTGAATTGGAATTCTTGAAGAAGCACACTGTCAAATGGCTGAGTGTTACAGTAGTTGGTCTTTTAGTCATGGTCATTAAAGCTGTTGTTACAGGTGGATGATGACACCTGTACAGTTTACTGTGATGAAGTCATTTGTGCCAGTGCTTTTTGAGCCCCTTTTTTTCCATCCTTAGTCTTACTGTGATACCAGCCTGTGCTAAAGCTTTGTAGCCCCCTGTGAAGGCTTCAGATTACCTCATACCACAACAACTAACCAATCAGCAGTGCTGCTTATTAACTCTTATTACAGTGCAGTGGTCAGTCGTTAGTGGACTGGCCAGCATCCATTGGTTATGTGACCAATCTATGTTTCTAAGCTGTAGGTTTTTAAGAGTTTTCTGTGCCTCTTTAACAATTTATAGAAGTCACTTTActtgctccacacacacacacacagtggtcagGGATACGTTCAGGATTAAATTAGACTGTTTGGCCTAAGTTGCAAGTTAAAATAGAAACGTACCTCTATTTTTTCTTCATATCTGGCATATTGCTTTGGTCTTGTCTTCTGTTATGTCCAGTTTCATCCATATTACTAacgagcctctctctctccccagtacTGAGAGTGTTATAATTGGAAGACTGTTTAAGGCCTTTGAGGAATAGGTTGTGTAGGGTAGGCAGGCTGTACATTAAGGGGAAATCCAATCCCAGCATGCATGCATTGCCATGTATCATTCAAGAGGTCTCAAAACCATGGACACTGACGGGTTAGATTTAGAACCCGGTGGTGATGCAAAGGTGTTCTTTTTGCCTAGCGTAGGGCTAATGTTCTTGTAACACATGTAAACTTTTGTCTCTAGCTGTGATGTGACGCTCAATTGTCATGAGAGTGAAACTTTGCATGCATGCTCTCCATCAGAGCCATCTGCGAATGGATGAGATTTTTGAATACttattttattgttgttgtttttgtacaGGAATTTGTGCAAGTGTTTTTGTGCTTCATTTGATATCCTTGGTCATGTTGTCTTAACGCTTTATGAAAACCATGACTGTGTATATGCAGAGCTGGAACACACATGCAACCTCATTTGGGGAAGTTCCATCCTGCATTGCCCAACCACTCccttctaacacacacacaaagaaccaCACTGTTAGTCTCTCAAACAAATGGACATGAACTGAAATTAACGAAGGTTTGAGAAATTGGAGAAAGGAGACAAGTTTTGTGCAGTGTTGAAGGTGTGGTGTAAGAATGGTATCAGGTCATATGTCAATCATTTATTGGTCAAACCCAGTGGTGTCTGAACTAAAGCATGTACAGTAAATGGTTCAATTTCTGAAGTAATAAGAACACATGATAGCTTCACCTATCAGTTATCCATGATGCTTTGACTGTCAGTAATCAGTGTATTTGTGTATATTAGGTTTTGGTAGGAGATGGAGCTAGTTGCTAAACTGCTCACTAATCATTTGCACAAAGTCTAATTCTGATGGTATTCTACATTGGTATTGCAGGAGGAAGAACAACTTTGTCctgactgtatgtacagtatgtatgtctgTTTTCACTGTAACCTATCTCTACGTATAAATGGGTTTATTAACTTATCGttgtctttcatttttgctttACCATTTTCCTTTACAGAACGATTGTGAACAATTGTTGTCAAAGGATGTTTCATTCTGCGTTCCTAAATTGCACAGGATCATATTTGGTCCCTCTACTGTAGGGCTAATGTATTTTTGTTCTGACTTGCATTACCACAGTAATAACTACATGTGCTGTGTGTGCACCTTATTATTCAGGTATCCATAGAACAACAGAGACAAAGGCATCACAAACACAGTATGGGTTACTTTCTTTACAGGTTTATTTATGATGCATACCAACGTGGTCTCCGagcatttcgtatgatatgttatgaatttcaattcatacaatatgttacgcaTTTGCAAAACGtacgatatgttacgaattccaatttgttgtggctaggggtggctaatgctaatgttagctgggttaggttaggggggttagctaaaatggttaGGGGAAGAGTTGGCTAACATTTTAAGTAGTGGCTAATTGGCTAAAATGCtcaagttgtccatgatgaggtTCAAACACataacctttgggttgctaggtgTTCACGTTCTATGCTTACCCATCcacctgaccaaccaccctccgTTTGTACTCCCTGATGAAGGCCATGTAGCTGAAATACGTTGGATTTttaaaaactttgtttctattgaacatgccatacaaaaaaaggcattttaattaattatatgaagagtgccttgaacctcctttttgatgaccaattcaccccttttaccaaagagcaccttctatctaccaaaatgtactattgtgtcCCTTAGTagtgcttcccttcctcctctttccaccCTCCTTTTGATTTAAGTAACCTATCTTATGTaaacataccaaacataacatacactacatgaccaaaagtatgtggacatctgcttgtcgaacatctcattccaaaatcatggacattaatgtggagttggtccccctttgctgctgtaacagcctccattcttctgggaaggctttccactagatgttggaacattgctgcaggaacttgcttccattcagccacaagaacattagtgaggtcgggcactaatgttgggcgattaggcctgacttgtagtcggtgttccaattcatcccaaaggtgttcgatggagttgaggtcagggctctgtgcaggccagtcaagttcttccacaccaatcttgaccaccatttctgtatggacctcgctttgagcacggggccattgtcatgctgaaacaggaaagggccttccccaaacttctaggttattgtatgctgtagcgttaagatttcccttcactggaactaaggggcctagcccgaaccatgaaaaacagccacagaccatcattccttctccaccaaactttacagttggcactatgcattggggcaggtattgttctcctggcatccgccaaacccagattcgtccgtcaaactgtcagatggtgaagcgtggttcatcactccagagaacacattttcactgctccagagtccaatgacggcaagctttacaccactccagccgacacttggcattgcgcttgGTGATCTTAGGCGTGTGTGccgctgcttggccatggaaacccatttcatgaagctcctgacaaacagtaattgtgctgacgttgcttccagaggcagtttggaactcggtagtgagtgttgcaaccgaggtcaGACGTTTTTTACGCGCTTCATCACTCAGGGGTCCCGTTCGGTGAACGTactgacttgctggaaaggtggcattagaatcacggtgccacgttgaaagtcactgagctcttcagtaagaccattttattgccaatgtttgtctatggagatggcaTTGCTGTCTGCTCGATTTTATTCACCTGTTAGCAATGGATGTGACTGAAATAGCTGAAAacatggctgcaggggcagtattgagtagcttggatgaaaaggtgcccagagtaaactgcttgttcctcagtcccagttgctaatatatgcatattggtggaaaacactgaagtttctaaaactgtttgaatgatgtctgtgagtataacagagctcatatggcaggcaaaaacctgagaaaaaaatccaaccaggaagtgggaaatctgaggtttgtaggttttcaactcatcacctatcgaatacacagtgggatatgggtcagtttgcgcttccactagatgtcaacagtctttagaaccttgtctgatgcttctattgtgaagtggggccgaagaagaggggaatgagtaaggtctgccatgagctgaccatgcgcgttcatgtgagagcgagctctgttctatcccatttctgaagacaaaggaattctccggttggaacattattgaagatttatgttaaaaacatcctaaagattgattcaatacatcgtttgacatgtttctactgactgttacggaactttttgacatttcgtctgcttttagtgaacgcgcttcgtgactttggatttgtttaccaaacgcgctaacaaaagtagctatttggacataaattatggacattaccgaacaaaacaaacatttctggtggaagtgggagtcctgggagtgcattccgacgaagatcagcaaaggtaagtgaagatttataatgctgtttatgacttttgttgactctacaatttagcgggtaactgtatggcttgcttttgtggctgaacgctgttctcagatgattgaatattgtgcttttgccgtaaagcttttttgaaatttgacacagcggttgcattaagaacaagtttatctttaattctatgtaaaacatgtatctttcatcaaagtttatgatgagtatttctgttatttgatgtggctctgcaatttctctggatattctggaggcatttctgaacatggcgccaatgtaaactgaggtttttggatataaatattaactttatcgaacaaaacatatatgtattgtgtaacatgaagtcctatgagtgtcatctgatgaagatcatcaaaggttagtgattaattttatctctatttctgctttttgtgactcctgtctggctggaaaaatgactgtgtttttctgtgatttggtggtgacctaacataatcgtttgtggtgctttcgctgtaaagcctttttgaaatcggacactagtgggattaacaagaagtgtatctttaaaatggtgtgaaatacttgtatgcttgaggaattttaattatgagatttctgttgtttgaatttggcgccctgcactttcactggctgttgtcatatcgatcccgttaaccggattgcagccctaagaagttttaaggggtgtccacatacttttgtatatatagtgtatcatactaatttcagggtcccggatttacgtttactatgttacgtctagtctatgaccAGTCTGTGCATACACATCATGTGGAGAGGCAGTGTCATGAAGATATATTTTGTGGCAAAGAAAAAAGGGGATTTGTGTATCGAGTAAGGTAGGTAAGGATGTGAATCTGGGAAATTCAAACAGTGTTTAATGCTCCCACCTTTATTATATAATTTAAAGTCATATAAACATCTATTTTCATTACGATAAACATGTTTGGTTTTCCAGCACAAATTACTCATATTTTACAACAATGTAAGAACAGTATAATTctgtaataaaatataaaatccAACTTCTAATCTCTTTGTCATCTGCTGCGTTTTTCTCAATATTAAGTGCAACTTTTCTTAAATCAGCACAAACAAATACAGTTGGTCTTAAGCCTCACTGTGTCTTACAGTGGAGAAGGTCAGGTCAGAACCATCCCTCTCAGAGATCTCACTATGCTGTGTGGCCATAATGGTTTCTGGGGTAACGCTCTGATACTGACGAGCTGTGCCGAATGGTTTAGCAGCCAATAACCCCATATAGTtcttctctccctcatctccctgtGTCTTGGAAGTACGGCCAAATCCATCTATGGCTCTCCACCTCTGTTGTCCCCTGCTCCTCCATCCAGAACCTGCCTCTTCTCCCTCTGGGAAAGGTGGTGGTGTTCCTGGGGCAGCAGGTGGAGCCAGGTGGGGCTGAATGTCTACAACTAGACGCCTCCTATGGCGGCGGATTTGGAGTGGAGACTCTATAGGCCTCGCCTCATCAGTGGAAGTGGAGAAAAAGGGTGATGTTTTTGGCAAAGACAGTTTGGGAGAGGGATTGGTTTCTTCCTTAAAGCCTCTGTCCTTTCTGCTAATGGTACGCTCTAGTATGGGACTGCTGTAGTGTGCTCTGGCTCTCCTGCCCACCTCATCTGTGCTGCTGTCTGGGTTGATATTGAGAGCACTCCTTTGAGAGAAAGAAACATTCATGTTTGTAGAACTGTCCTTTGTGTCCCACCTTTGTGTCTCTGACAGTGCCTTCAGACCATCAAGCCCTGGCCTTTCCCACCTGTCCTCTGCTCCGGTCTTCCTCTCCACCTCATCTGTGGCACTAGCTGAGTTGTAAAGGCTGATATTGAGAGCTCTTCTTGGGGCAAAGGAGACATTAATAGGCGTGTCCCCAGGACTGAGCGAGAAATCTGTGACGTCTCTCCCTGGTTTCTTTGTGGGTTCTGTAAGCTCATCTCCATTCTCACTGCTAGCAGAGGATGATTCGGCAGGTGTAGCATCCTGAGAGGGCTGGATATTCTGATGCCTCTGGAGTCCAGGGATGTAGAGTGGAACTGGTGGCTCCTCAGTTCTCGCCCTGTCTGAGGAGGTGGagtaaaatattgatgttttgggAGCAGGCTTGGCATCTTCCTGAAAACATCTATCATTTGTGGTGGTTATACTCTCATACTTTGACTCTGATGATTGATTTTGAAAACTCTCCTTGGAGAAGCCGATATTGAGAGCTTTCCTTGGAACAAAAGAGACATTAATGGGTGTGTCTCTAGGACTGAGAGATGGACACTTATTTGGGACCTTagctttctcctcttctcttttttGGTTCATTGTAGTCTCATCTTCACTCTCACTGCTGGAAGAGGGTGATTCAGAGTTATGTGATGTTCGTAGGGAAGCAGGTGGAGTTTCCTGATGAGGCTGGATATCCACATGTCTCCTGAAAGTAGGGATATAGAGTGGAACTAGAGACTCTTCATCCCTTGTCCCATCTGAAGGAATTGAAGATTTGGGAAGGGGCTCCTTTGTACTGATGGCAATCTGGGAGGTTAGACCCATGCCAGTCAAACTTGGCTCTGATTGATACTGAAAACCCTCCTTGGAGAAGCCAATATTGAGCGCTTTCCTTGGTGCAAAAGAGACATCAATGTCTGCGGGAATGAAAGATGAATCTGTGACCTGAGATTTCTCTTCTCTTTTTTGATTCATTGTCGTCTCATCCTCACTTTCACTGTTTGAAGAGGATGAACCAGCATGTGGGCGTGAACCTGGGGCAGCAGGTGGAGTTTCCTGAGTGGCCTGAATATCTAAACGTCTCCGGAGGCTGTGCATATCTAGTGGAGTTTCTCTAGTCCTTGTCCCTTCTGGGAATCGATGTTGGGGAAGCGGCTCCTTTGGGGTGATATCACTCTGAGAGGAGAGATCCAAGCCAGGCGACCTTGTCTCAGGCTCTTGTTGATATTGAAAACCCTCCTTGGAGAAGCTGATATTGAGAGCTTTCCTTGGGGCTATAGAGACATTAATGTCTCCAAGACTGAGAAATGGATCCTTGTGTGTGACATCTGGGACCTCTCTGTCAAGTTCCTTACTCTCACTTCCAGAAGAGGATGAACCAGAGGGTGGTGGTGTTTGTGGGGCAGCAGGTGGCGTCTCCTGAGGAGGCTGACTGTCCACATGTCTCTTAAAACTGGGGATATAGAGTGGAACTAGAGACTCTTCATCCCTTGTCCCATCTGAAGGAATTGAAGATTTGGGAAGGGGCTCCTTTGTACTGATGGAAATCTGGGAGGTTAGACCCATGCCAGTCAAACTTGGCTCTGATTGATACTGAAAACCCTCCTTGGAGAAGCCAATATTGAGCGCTTTCCTTGGTGCAAAAGAGACATCAATGTCTGCGGGAATGAAAGATGAATCTGGGACCTTGGATTTCTCTTCTCTTTTTTGATTCATTGTCGTCTCATCCTCACTTTCACTGTTTGAAGAGGATGAACCAGCATGTGGGCGTGAACCTGGGGCAGCAGGTGGAGTTTCCTGAGTGGCCTGAATATCTAAACGTCTCCGGAGGCTGTGCATATCTAGTGGAGTCTCTCTAGTCCTTGTCCCTTCTGGGAATCGATTTTGGGGAAGTGGCTCCTTTGGGGTGATATCACTCTGAGATGAGAGATCCAAGCCAGGCGACCTTGTCTCAGGCTCTTGTTGATATTGAAAACCCTCCTTGGAGAAGCTGATATTGAGAGCTTTCCTTGGGGCTATAGAGACATTAATGTCTCCAAGACTGAGAAATGGATCCTTGTGTGTGACATCTGGGACCTCTCTGTCAAGTTCCTTACTCTCACTTCCAGAAGAGGATGAACCAGAGGGTGGTGGTGTTTGTGGGGCAGCAGGTGGCGTCTCCTGAGGAGGCTGACTGTCCACATGTCTCTTAAAACTGGGGATATAGAGTGGAACTAGAGATTCTTCATCCATTGTTCCATCTGAGGGAATTGAAGATTTGGGAAGGGGCTCCTTTGTACTGATGGCAATCTGGGAGGTTAGACCCATGCCAGTCAAACTTGGCTCTGATTGATACTGAAAACCCTCCTTGGAGAAGCTGATATTGAGAGCTTTCCTTGGAGCAAAAGAGACATCAATGTCTGCGGGATTGAAAGATGAATCTGGGACCTTGGCTTTCTCTTCTCTTTTTTGATTCATAGTAGTCTCATCCTCACTTTCACTTCTAGAAGAGGATGAACCAGAGGGTGGTGGTGTTCGTGGTGGAGCAGGTGGAGTGTCCTGAGAAGGCTGAATATCCAGACGTCTCCGGAGGCTGGTGATATAGAATGGAGCTGGAGACTCTCCAGCCCTTGTCCCGTCTGAGGGCAATGAAGGCTCTTTTGGGGTGATGGCACTTTGGAAAGAAAGACCCAAGCCAGTCAACCTTTTTTCAGGCTCTGGTTGATATTGAAAACCTTGCTTGGAGAAGTCGATATTGAGAGCTTTCCTTGGAGCCAAAGAGACATTAATGTCTCCAAGACTGAGAGATGAATTCTTCTGTGAGACATCTGGGACCTCTCTGTCAAGTTTCACTGAGTTATCTGTAGTCTCATCTTCACTCTCACTGCTGGAAGAGGATTCAGAGGGTGGTGGTGTTTTTGCGGGAGCAGGTGAAGCTTCCTGAGGCTGAATATCTAAACGCTTACTGAGTCTGGGGATGTAGACTGAAACTGGTGGGTCTTCAACCCCTGCCACGTCTGAGGGCAATGAAGGTTGGGGAAGGGGCTCCTTTGTGCTGATGGCACTCTGGGTGGTTAGATCCAAGCCAGTCGACCTTGTCTCAGGCTCTTGTTGATATTGAAAACCATCCTTGGAGAAGCCAATATTGAGAGCTTTCCTTGAGGCCAAAGATACATTAATGTCTCCAAGACTGAGAAATGGACCTTTGTGTGTGACAGCTGGGACTTGagcttcatcctcctcttcctcatcgctATCCTTGTTCACTGTGTACTTTGTGGGTTCATCACTACTATCACTGGACAAATCAGAGTGCTCTGAAAACAAATGGGAGCGTTGAACTTCCTGTCTCAGTTCACTCACATGAAATCCATCCTCATCTGGAGAGGGACTGACTGGGTCCTTATAGTGCTGCTTGTCCAAACTGACATCATATTTGAGATAGGGGTTCGCTGCAGCAGGGTCTGTTGTGCTATCATGTGTAAGCAGTGCATCCTGGACAATCTCCTTCTCCTTCACTACCTCCGTCTCTGGGTTCACAGTGTACTCTGTAGGTTCATTCCCACTGTCACTTGAGTTGCTGGAGCTGGACTTATCATTCTCCCTCCAGTCTTTCACAAGTGTTTCTTTATTCAGCGTTTGTTCATACTCTTTTCTCAACTGATCGGCAAAAGCAGAACCTGAAAGATCTTGACTACTGGACCGTGCCGATGCACCTTGGATGGAATCAGGGAACTCAAAGCTCTCTCCGCTGTCATTCCACAGCTCAGGATCCATGGGGTTGGGATCTGCCATGTTTGATTTCCTATAAGCCAATTCAGGGATCTCACCCACTCTGCCAATGTTGATCTGTAGAACATCAACTGGTTTAACTGTAGGGAAATCTGAACTCCGCTCAAAGGAGTTGTCTTCCTTCTGGGGGGATTGAGGCTCCCAGGAATTATTCCGGGTCTTGCGCTCCTCCAATCTCTGAGCCAAATTGTCTTTGGGCCAATCCATATCCTGATCCCTATCTGGACTCTCCTGGTCAGAGTGTGAAGACACAGACGAGCTTCGACACCGCTGCAACTCATCTGGGTCAGGGATGGATTCAAACTCCATGCCGTGGGTATGGACTGGGTAAGCGCCCCTTTGTGGTTCACTCAGAGAGATATCAGAGAGGTCTCCACTGTGAGTGTCTGTCTCTGGGTTGTCATGTCGGAAGCTTCCTGAGCTGACAGAGCCCCGTGCACTAGGCTTCTCCTCCTCAGGTGGGTGATAGACCTCAAGGGAGGGGTGTGAGGCACCCCTCTCCTGAACATTCTCATATGTTGCATCATATTCCCCAGCGAGGTTGTCCTGCATGCCATTGACCACAGTATCATAGTATGGAATGCTATTCTGATCCCTTAGTTCTGAAGGATGTCCACTAAATgtcactctcctctccctgtgtgtCCCTAGATCCTCTCGCTCATCCTCATCTGAATAGGCCTTGTTGTCGTAGGGGGCCTGCCCAGCAGAGGAGACCGATTGTGGTGGGGAGGCGCTTTGCGTGGTATGGTTACAGCAGCTACAGCACCTCCTCCAGAGAGTGTCCAGGAGAGGTCTGGTCAGAGCACCAATTACAAATGCTACCAGGAAGGTGAtgaacacagacaggcagacaggcaggaccAAGTCAGACTGTGTTCTCTGGGTAGCCCTGTGGAGATCTAGAGAGTTCAGATCTGTCTCCTGACCTTCCCCCTGGATGCTGCCGAACTCTGGGTTAATCTGTAGCCGCTCCCTGTGTAAACTCCTCGTGTCTCTGGTTTTCCTCTGTGTCTTGTGAACGCGCAGGTTGAATACAGACACAGACTCCTCGTCTGTCCCAGAGACGCACACGTACAGTCCTGCGTCTCGCTCTGTGATGTCACTGATCAGCAGGCCTGCCTGGCTCCCAGGAACTTGTCCATTG
This genomic interval from Salvelinus alpinus chromosome 6, SLU_Salpinus.1, whole genome shotgun sequence contains the following:
- the LOC139578565 gene encoding DCN1-like protein 4 isoform X1 — encoded protein: MHSDAANFQLNSHFSTLASIHKIYHTLHRLNLTEDVGQDGHSTACRSRAMPPRKKRRPTTGDDLSAKKSRQDSVFRKHEAPQIREEETFSSKRCLEWFYEYAGETQGCDDVVGPEGMEKFCEDIGVEPENVVMLVLAWKLDAQSMGYFTLQEWLKGMGSLQCDSTERLRNSLDYLRSVLNDTTNFKLIYRYAFDFAREKDQRSLDLNTAKCMLGLLLGKTWPLFPVFNQFLEQSKYKVINKDQWCNVLEFSRTINLDLSNYDEDGAWPVLLDEFVEWYKEREMS
- the LOC139578565 gene encoding DCN1-like protein 4 isoform X5, giving the protein MEKFCEDIGVEPENVVMLVLAWKLDAQSMGYFTLQEWLKGMGSLQCDSTERLRNSLDYLRSVLNDTTNFKLIYRYAFDFAREKDQRSLDLNTAKCMLGLLLGKTWPLFPVFNQFLEQSKYKVINKDQWCNVLEFSRTINLDLSNYDEDGAWPVLLDEFVEWYKEREMS
- the LOC139578565 gene encoding DCN1-like protein 4 isoform X3, coding for MPPRKKRRPTTGDDLSAKKSRQDSVFRKHEAPQIREEETFSSKRCLEWFYEYAGETQGCDDVVGPEGMEKFCEDIGVEPENVVMLVLAWKLDAQSMGYFTLQEWLKGMGSLQCDSTERLRNSLDYLRSVLNDTTNFKLIYRYAFDFAREKDQRSLDLNTAKCMLGLLLGKTWPLFPVFNQFLEQSKYKVINKDQWCNVLEFSRTINLDLSNYDEDGAWPVLLDEFVEWYKEREMS
- the LOC139578565 gene encoding DCN1-like protein 4 isoform X4; the encoded protein is MPPRKKRRPTTGDDLSAKKSRQDSVFRKHEAPQIREEETFSSKRCLEWFYEYAGCDDVVGPEGMEKFCEDIGVEPENVVMLVLAWKLDAQSMGYFTLQEWLKGMGSLQCDSTERLRNSLDYLRSVLNDTTNFKLIYRYAFDFAREKDQRSLDLNTAKCMLGLLLGKTWPLFPVFNQFLEQSKYKVINKDQWCNVLEFSRTINLDLSNYDEDGAWPVLLDEFVEWYKEREMS
- the LOC139578565 gene encoding DCN1-like protein 4 isoform X2, which codes for MHSDAANFQLNSHFSTLASIHKIYHTLHRLNLTEDVGQDGHSTACRSRAMPPRKKRRPTTGDDLSAKKSRQDSVFRKHEAPQIREEETFSSKRCLEWFYEYAGCDDVVGPEGMEKFCEDIGVEPENVVMLVLAWKLDAQSMGYFTLQEWLKGMGSLQCDSTERLRNSLDYLRSVLNDTTNFKLIYRYAFDFAREKDQRSLDLNTAKCMLGLLLGKTWPLFPVFNQFLEQSKYKVINKDQWCNVLEFSRTINLDLSNYDEDGAWPVLLDEFVEWYKEREMS